In Panicum virgatum strain AP13 chromosome 5K, P.virgatum_v5, whole genome shotgun sequence, the genomic window TGTCATGTTCAGGAATGGTGCCTATCTCTGGGTCTGCTATTTCTCACATTCTGAATATTTATTGCTTTTTTTTGTGGGTCTGAATATTTATTGCTCAATGCAGTAAACTTTGCATGAGAGAGGATGGAAAGCAAAAGGTTTGCATTGTTGGTTTACAAGAGTATAGAGTGTCTGATGTTGAAACTAtcaaggagttgattgaaaaagGCAGTGCCACCAGAAGTACTGGTACAACTGGTGCAAACGAAGAGTCCTCAAGGTCTCATGCCATTCTTCAGCTTGCTATTAAAAGGCGTGTTGATGGCAATGACTCCAAACCACCCAGACCAGTCGGCAAGTTGTCCTTCATCGATCTTGCTGGCAGTGAGCGTGGTGCTGATACAACTGATAATGATAAACAAACAAGGTCACCTTTCATACTAACATACTTTCTGCCCCCCACCCCCCTAGTTTGGAGCAATTCATAAAGTGATAAAGATACTGACATTTTGTGTACTGAACTATTCTTTCTGAAATGCAATGCAGAATCGAGGGTGCTGAGATCAATAAAAGTTTGCTTGCCTTGAAAGAATGCATTAGAGCTCTTGATAATGATCAGACTCATATTCCATTCCGTGGTAGCAAATTAACAGAAGTTTTGCGTGATTCATTCATTGGAGACTCACGCACTGTCATGATATCATGCATCTCCCCTAGTTCTGGCTCTTGTGAGCATACTCTGAACACATTGAGATATGCTGACAGGTGATTACCATACCTCCATTCTTTATGTTGCTATAACTGCTTATGTCCTTATAATATAAGCAAGGCTTCTTATTTTTTCAGGGTGAAGAGTCTGTCAAAAGGAGGCAATGCGAAGAAAGATGTGCCTTTGGCAGCTCCTTTAAGAGAGTCAAGTCCTTCCCCATTAGCTTCAGTTGTGCCCTCTTTCTCTGGTTCTGAGATGATGAATGATATCACCGAAAGAAGAGATTTTGGTTGGCCAAAACAGCAGCAGTATGTCAAAGAACAGCCAACTCCCACATTTGCTGATCGAATGCCCAAGGTGAAGGAAGGGGTGGAGTTCAGCTCATCAAATGGTGTTTATGTCAAGGAAAAAAGAAGCAAGGGTGGCATGGCACCAAATATAGCTGAAGTACCAGATATAATGTACCAGCTGGGAATACAACCAGCAAGGAAAGCCAAAGATTCTGCTTTGGGTAATAATATGGGAAATTCCATTGCTTACAAAATCAGAAGGGCTGAGccggatgaagaagatgagcatCTAAATGGTCTCCTCCAGGTAATGCGATTGCTTTTCAAGATTATCTTGATACAATATGACTGATACTTTCGGTAATTGCTGCAGGAAGAGGAGGATTTGGTTACCGCTCATAGAAAGCAGGTGGAAGAGACTCTGGCCATCCTAACAGAGGTTAATACCCTATGATTCTGCATTGCCGCATTGGGTTGCTGAATTATTTTGCTCTAACACCTTTGCCTTGATCAGGAATTGAACATAATAGGGGAAGCGGATCAGCCTGGTAACCAACTAGATGATTACATTGCAAGACTAAGCAGTATACTATCGCAGAAGGCTGCTGGAATTGTGGACTTGCAATCTCGGTTGGAGCAGTTCCAGAGGCGTCTGAATGAGAACAGCGTGCTGCTATATGCTCAGTGCCCTTGATTGTAGATACTTCACATTCATCCGCTACTGTGATTCCTACCTCTGAGATGGACAGGTGGGCACCTATCCGTGTTTGCCATGCTCCTGCAGTATTAAAACCTCAGGTGCGTGGCCAATGCAGAAGCAGAAGTGCAGAACTAGATGGCTGGTTTCACTTCTTGCCTGATGGTTCCCTCCATGTGTGTATTTGCGCGTCACATTAGTACCTGCTGTTTGTTCCTCAACAAATACCTCTCTTTTTTCCCGATGTATGCAGAATTCCAGTGTTATCAGTTGCTATCATCCGTTTACGCACACCATTTGTCTGGCTACCTTGTTTCCTTATCTGTCGATGTTTATTGTGTGAGATCCACTCCTGTCACCTCAGTT contains:
- the LOC120707479 gene encoding kinesin-like protein KIN-13B produces the protein MNGGGGRRRYSSEQLLFDVPANAGADRWAPQQRGGVRRGDGEIFVLVEPTTPARLRGGDSPGQRQQLSPGLLDLHAFDTELIPDFQVPGMYDGAQKFGYGGGLDDPDMSFAANKQISKSTIFPQNNYLMAFPENAKAAPVAKIKVVVRKRPLNKKEISKKEEDIIDIEQRSNSLTVHETKLKVDLTEYVEKHEFVFDAVLDEDVSNDEVYRETVEPVVSAIFNRTKATCFAYGQTGSGKTYTMRPLPLKASQDILRLMHHTYRNQGFQLFVSFFEIYGGKLFDLLNDRSKLCMREDGKQKVCIVGLQEYRVSDVETIKELIEKGSATRSTGTTGANEESSRSHAILQLAIKRRVDGNDSKPPRPVGKLSFIDLAGSERGADTTDNDKQTRIEGAEINKSLLALKECIRALDNDQTHIPFRGSKLTEVLRDSFIGDSRTVMISCISPSSGSCEHTLNTLRYADRVKSLSKGGNAKKDVPLAAPLRESSPSPLASVVPSFSGSEMMNDITERRDFGWPKQQQYVKEQPTPTFADRMPKVKEGVEFSSSNGVYVKEKRSKGGMAPNIAEVPDIMYQLGIQPARKAKDSALGNNMGNSIAYKIRRAEPDEEDEHLNGLLQEEEDLVTAHRKQVEETLAILTEELNIIGEADQPGNQLDDYIARLSSILSQKAAGIVDLQSRLEQFQRRLNENSVLLYAQCP